In Myxococcales bacterium, the genomic stretch TCGAGGGCGTTCTTTGGCACGTTCTCGAAGTAGTTGGTGCGGTCGTTGCTGGTCGTGGCGTTCTGTTCGGTAGCTCCCACTCGATCGAAGGGAATTGTGAATTCGTCGTCGTAGTGCTCGCTGCCTTCGAACATCAAGTGTTCAAACAGGTGGGCGAACCCCGTCTTGCCCGGGAGTTCGTTCTTTGATCCCACGTGGTACCAGAGGTTGACTGCGACGATCGGGGCCTTGTGGTCTTCGTGGACGATGAGCGTGAGGCCGTTGTCCAGAACGAACTTCTGATACGCGATCTGCCGCGCATCGGTTGCGGTTGCCGAGGTTGCAGCGAGGCAGAGCGCAGTGAAGCAGGAAAGTGCGGGGATTCGACTCATGATCGATCGGGTCTCCAATTCAAGCGCCGCCAGCTGGAGTGTTCCAGGAATTGCAGGCTGAAAGCCGCCATAGGGCAGTGGTGAGGGTTAGGGGCCGCAATTGTAGTGAGACTGTGGGGGCTCTTCAAAAGCTTCAGGCTTCGAGGCAGCCACCGCGCCGCTTACTCTCGGGCGACGTGTCCTGAGCGCATTCGTCGTTTTTCACGTCCTATTCGGGCCAAACCAAGTCAAGCCAGCTGTGTTTCCCGACGATGAGGATCGCGCGAGGGAGGGAACCCATTTAGTGAGTCAGCGCTTGAAACTAGGCGAGATTGTGCTCCGTGCTGGAGTGATCGACCAACTCCAGCTTCAGAGTGCGCTCGGCGAACAAGAGAAGTGGGGGGGCCGCCTCGGGGTGGTCCTGATCAAGCTGGGCTACGTGACCGAGCAAGAACTGGTCAACGCGGTCGCGGGCCAACTCGGTCTGCCCGTAGCCACGCTGGATGGGAAGCAGATTCCACGCCGGATACTCGACCTGATTCCCTACGACTATGCGGACGACCACACCTGCCTGCCGCTCTTCCTCAAAGACGAGGAGGGGACGGAAACGCTCTACGTCGGCATGGACGATCCGAGCAATCTAGAAGTGTTGGATGACCTGGCCTTCCGCACTGGAATGTGCGTCAAGCCAGTGGTCGTAGCCGCCTCAGAAATTTGCGAGGGGATCGACAGGTTCTACCGTGATCTCGAACGGGACTCGACGCCGGATGAAGTCGAGACGACACAGCCGGAAGTTGAAAATGTGTTGGCAGCCGCATCCCGGGACACCAGTCCTTTCGAAACTGAAAAACCTGTGTGTTTCGAACCCGCAGAGGAAACGCTCCATCTCGAGGACGAAGCTGTCGAGGCTCCGAAACGTTCCGCCGACGACGCGGGGGATGAGAAAGGTGTCGAGAACAACGACCATCTTTCAACACAAATGCTCCTGCAAGCACTGACCCAGGTTTTGATCGAGAAGGGCGTGGTGACGCGGGAAGAATTCCACGAGCGAGTGCTCGCCCTGAGTGGTGAAGGCGGGCCCGAGAAAGACTAATCGATCGATATGAATAACCATGTGTCCAGCACCCGATCGTGAAGCGCGGTGTCTTGACACAGGACTGGCTTGCCGCCACTCTGCCGCCCATTGTGTCAACCAGGAGGATCGGATGCGTCTAGAATTCAAACTACCACTCGAAAAGATCGAAGTACCGCGGTTCTCCGTCGAAGCGGTCGAGGGGATCGGCAAGGTCTTTACCCTCGCGACCCTGGTTCTCAATGTGCTGGAAACCCACAACAGCGTCGAGATCGTCTTTCACGGGCTGAACCCCGAGGATCCCAGTCGCAAGATCGAAGGCTTCAAAGAGATCATTGGGAGTTCGCCGACGTCCAAGTCGTTTGACTACACGGTTGGCGACTGCACTCGCGTCTCAGGCTCCTCGAGTTACTACCAGTGGCTGACGATCAGCTACGGTGCTGACTGAGGTCGCAGTCCTTGCCCTGCCAGCGTTGATTCCGCCCCAGGCTGCGTTGCACGATTGCTTTGCGCGCGCGCTCGTTTCCCAGATCGAACGGCAGATTGCGCACATATTGTTTGAACAACCGGGTGCGCACCTCGGCGCTGATGAGATCGTCGTCCAGGGTCGCGTTGACTTGGGACAACATCTGAATGCGCTGTCGATCGTGCAACCGTCCCGGGAAGCGAACCCCTTCGAGATCGATGAGGGTGAGTTCGGTTTCTTCGCCGCGCTTTACCAGGTAGATGTGCATGGATTGTAGATCGCTGTGGAGTGTCCCGGTGGCATGCAGCCGAGTCGCCAGCCGGAGCAGCTGTTTGGGGAGGAGCTGGGCCTCCGGGTCGCCCGGTCCCACGTCGGCACAACAGATCGCCCCGGAGACGTCTTCGAGCACAATCAACGAAGTGATCGGCACTCCCCAGCGTTTTCTTTCCAGGTAGGCGAGGGGCGTGGCGGCCGCAATGCCGCGAAGCTGCAACCCGTGACCCCCGACCCAGGCCCGCCGCCCGGCAGAACCGCGAAAGACATCGGCCAAACGCTTGCGCGCGCTGGTCCTCAGGACTTCCTTGACAACGACCCTGTGTCCCGAGGCGCTCACCGTGCTCACCCGCGCGCGATGATCATTTTTGATCAGGCCGGGGCCCCGGGTATCACATTGAATCTTATGCCCGGCCAGCGCGGAAAGCAGGGCCACTTCGGAGAACTCTGCCCGCCGCAAACCCGACTGGTCTCCACAGGTCACGGAAACGAATTCCTCACCGGGGCGCAGGGTACGCCGGGTCCGTCCCCGGTAGTAGTCGAGCGATCGCGCTTGACTGGCGCGGCCGATCTCGCGCAGCCTCTCCCGCTCGCTCGCCACCCGAAAGTGACCGTGGTCCGCTGCTGCGATGCGAAAGCGCAGACGATTGGATCGGGTGACACCCAGCTGGTACAGCGAAAAGTCGAGAAACGCGATGTCGCGAATGTGGTCGGCAATGGACCGGGTCGCGCGAACTCGTTGCAGGTCGATCAGCACGGGGCCCTTTTCCCCGACCAGGATATTGCCGGCATGCAAATCTCCGTGGACAAAGCCTTCTTCGTGTAGCCGGAAGATCAGCTCGCCCACCCCGCGCATGATTCTGCGCTTTTCGAAGCCATAGCCGTCGAGGGACTGGTCGAGGGTTCTGGCGCCTGCGACGTACGGGGTCACGATCAAGCTGGCGCCGCCGGCTCGCCGGGCGTAGGCAAGGGGCTCGGGAACGGAGATTCCGGCTCGATGAAGGCGTTGCAGCCCCACCCATTCGCGCTCCGCTGGGCTTCGCCCGGCGAGTCGCCGCAGGCCCGCCAGCGCCCGGCTGGCGGCGGTGCGTCTCACACGATCGGGAAAGAACTCCTTGACCACGATCGGATACGGGGCCGCCTCGAGTTCGACGCGGATGACCCGGCGATACGCGGAACGCGCGAGAATCTCGCCGCCGTGTCGGCTTGGATCTTCGATACAGCGATCGATTGCGGCCCCGAGATCGGCGTCGCCCGAGATCCAATTCGACTTCATGGCTGCTTCACCGTTTCTTCACCGCCTGATCTCTGTATCGTCAGCGCGAAACACTTTGGTAGAGAGCCCGCAATCTGGCCACGTGTTGGCCCCAATCGTGTTGGCGCGCCATGGCCAGCGCCCTGGCCCCCAGTTCCGCCCGCTTATCCGGGCGGGCGAGGTCGTTCATGACCCGGACATAGGCCATCGCGTCTTCTGAAGCATGGACCACCTCGCCGCAGGATTCGAATAGTTCGGCGGCGCCTGCATTCTTGCTCGTCACCACCGGCAGTCCGGCGGCGGCAGCTTCCAGACAAACCAGACCGAATGCATCGTATCGGGTAGGCAGCAAGAATCCGTCGGCCGCCGCGTAGTAGCGTTCGAGATCGGAGCGCTCGCCCAGGAACCGCGTGCGATTCTCGACCCCATGATGCGCGGCCAACGCACGCCAACGCCTGGGGTCGTCTTTGCCGGCAACCCAGAGCTGTGTGTTCGGGTCTGCTACCCCGGCCAACGCTTCGATCGCGATGTCGAGCCCCTTGCGCTGCCAACCCGATCCGGCGAACAGCCACACGGTCGCATCTCCGACACCGAATATTGAGCGAATCGTGTCCCGGTCACTCGCGTGACGTTCCGGCGCAAAGCGTTCGAGGTCGACGCCGCAATAAATTACGGGCAGTCGTACTTCGGGAACGCCGTAGCGAGTGGCGATCTCTCGTTGAACCATTTTTGACACGCACTGAGCGATGAGTTTTGGGTCTTCGAAGATTCGACGTTCTAGCGAGAGCAGCGTTCGGTGACGGGGTGAAAACCAGCGAAGCTTCGAGCCTCGGCTCCCGTAGGTCTTCTGCATGTAGTCCGCGTGACTGCCGCCTCCTGCGTGGAAGATGTCTTGGGTGAGTGTGCGACTGAAGGAGTGGACGACGTCAAAGTTGCCGCGCCCGAGGGCCCGGCGCACGTTGCGGTCGAAGGCGCGGACCCGCAGGGGCTGCCAAAAGTTCGGCGTCGCAAGTCGCTCGACCGTGAGCCCCGGGGCGTCGTCTCCGCGTCGGCACAACACATGCACATCGTCGCCGGCCCGCACCAGTTCGCGGGCGACGTTCCAGGCAACCCGCTCACCACCCCCACCCGTTGCCTCGAAGCGCTCCACGATCAGGGCTACACGCATGCTGTGGCTACCCGCAGTCAAGGGTCGGTTGAATTAGCCGGCTCGGCGACGGTAGATCCAGGCGCCGCCGAACGCCGCCAGGCCAAACGAAGCGACATGAGCAAATGAGCTGGGTTGCGCTGCCTTGCAGGCTGAAGTGGTGCACATACGACCTCGCCAGTAGGCGGCTTGAATTTTTTGGGACAGGGTCCGGCCATCGATTGCAGCCGCCACTACGGATGCTCGAGCGGTTGAGCCCGCTTCCGCCGGGGGAGGGGGCGCAGCTCCCATTGCGAGCAATAGTGCCGTCAGCGAAGCGAGGGCAAGCGCCCTGGGGCGCCAATGCGCCGAACGATCGCAGTGGGTCGTGTTTTCTTTCATTCGCGCTGAACTCCTCTGCACAGCATATCATCTATTCGGTCAAAATTGATCGAATGCTGAACGTGGACACGCGATTGGGAGGGTATCGCGCAGCTAGAACGCAGTGCCGGCGAAGTGGCAGATCTCGCCGGAACTCGCGGCGATAGCGAGAAATACCGGAATCGAAGTAGCGACTTCCGCGAAGTTGTCGTTATGCTTCGGCGCCCAGAATGTTGCGCGTTGATCCATGAGTCATCGCTTCTGGTCTGGAGCCAGGTGTCGGAGGAATATTCAGTTGTCAGCCATTGAGGCGCGGAACCTTTCGAAACGCTATGGCGATGTCGAAGCCGTGTCGGATCTCTCGTTTACGATCAACAAAGGCGAAATTGTTGGCTTTCTGGGGCCCAATGGTGCCGGCAAGACGACGACGATGCGCATGCTCACGGGGTTTCTCCCGGCGACTGACGGCACCGCGTATATCGCGGGACACGAGATTTTCGCCGAACCCCTCGCTGCCAGACTTGCCGTCGGCTACTTGCCAGAAAATCCGCCGCTGTACCCGGAAATGACCGTACTCGGCTACCTCCGCTTTGTTGCAAAGATCAAGGACGTGCCCCGGAGCGAGAGCAAAGACGCGGTGGACCGCGCTCTTTTGCGCTGCGGTCTGGGCGAAGTCCGTAAACGCGTCATCGGCGACTTGTCCAAGGGCTTTCGCCAGCGAGTCGGTCTCGCCCAGGCGATCGTTCACAATCCGCCGGTGTTGATTCTCGACGAGCCCACCGTGGGCCTCGACCCGATTCAGATTCGAGAGATTCGCGGCCTGATTTCCGATCTCGCCTCCCCCGAGCGGGGCGAGGCGCGCCACACCGTGATTCTCTCGACGCACATTTTGAACGAAGTCGAGGCGATTTGTGAGCGCATCATTTTGATCAATGAAGGCCGCAAAGTGGTGGATCAACCGCTTGCAGAAATCATCGGCGCCGGTCAGAGCCTCGAAGAAGTATTCGCCCGGGTGACTTCGCGCGACGAGGTCGCGGGCGATGCAGCAGCCGAGCCGGTGAGTGGAGAGGCCGCCATATGAGGCATGTACTCGCCATTGCCCAGCGGGAGTTGGGTTCGCTCTTTGTTTCGCCGGTCGCGTATGTGGTATTGACGTTGTGGTCGGTACTCGCGGGAACTTTCTTCCTTTCGAGCCTGATCGGTTTCGATCAACAACTCGAGCAGGCGAGTCGCTACGGCTCCGAAGGGTTTCTGGCGCAATCGAATCTCAACGACCATCTCATCATGCCGTTCTACGGTTCGATGTGGATCGTTCTGCTGTTTCTCGTTCCCGCGGTCAGCATGGGACTCTTCGCCAACGAAAAGGCAAACGGCACCGACGAGCTTCTCTACACCTCTCCGATTCGGATCTGGGAGATCGTGGTCGGGAAGTTTTTGGCGGGTTTCGCCTTCGTCTTTCTCATGACCGCCATCGTCGGTTTCTTCCCGGGGATCCTCTTCGTCTACGGCGAACCCGAGGTTGGCAAGACCCTCACGGGCCTGCTTGGACTGTTGCTCGTGAGCTTTACCTACGTGGCGGTGGGGGCGCTGGCTTCGTCGCTGACCAAGAACCAACTCATTGCCTTCGTCATGACCATGGTTGCGCTGCTCGTCATCGGCTTGATGCTTCCGTTCATCGTGGAGGTCGGCATTGGCGGGGACTCTGGGGGCGGGGGCATCGGGATCGGTCCCACGGTCCGCTACATCTCGACCGGGCCCCACTTCGAAGCGCTGATGACCGGTGTCATCGACACGGTTGATCTCGCCTACTTCGCCGTCGTGATTGCAATTTGCATGGTGATGTCGAAGGCGGCGCTCGAAAGTGTGAGGTGGCGCTGAGATGACGGGTTGGCCTGCATTGCTCGGTGCCCTCGGCGGAGTTGCCCTGTGCTTTGGCCTCTTGAGCGCGATCTTGGCGCTGTTTCAGCCAGTCACTGATTTCACATGGGTGCTGGCGAATCTGGTCATTGGTGTGATTTTGCTCGGGAGCGCCGTGGCATCGAGCCTCGACGCGTTGCGCGAGCGCATGGCTTCGGGGGAAGCGCGCCGGGTGGGAAGGTACGGTGTCAGTGCGCTGCTCGGGACAGCACTTACCCTGGCGATTCTCTGCATGCTGGCCTTCGTGTCTACTCGCTACTCGAAGCGCTTTGATTGGACCGAACAGAAGATCAACACCCTTTCCGAACAGTCTCTCGAACTGCTGGAACGGCTCGAGCAAGACGTGCAGATCACGGCCTTCTTCAACGCCGGGGATGCGCCGCCCGTGCGAAATCTGCTCGATCGATACGCCCACGAGAGCGACAAGATCCAACTCGAGTTTGCCGATCCAAACCGCCGGCCGGACCTCGTCCAGGCGTTCGGGATCGAACCCGAAGCTTTGACCCGCGGCCTGGTGCGCCTCGCGATCGGCGCTGCGCATCTCGATCTCGACACTTTCAGCGAATCCGAAATCACCAACGGGTTGCTCAAGCTGAGCCGGGGAGAGGGGCGAAAGATCTACTTCCTCGAGAACCACAACGAGCGTCCCATCGAAGGCGAGGGCGCAGGGGAGGGGCCGGGATATGGACAGGCGGTGGCGGCCCTGCAGAACGAAACCTACACCGTCGAGTCGCTGTTCCTGGCTTCGGTTGGCGCTGTTCCCGAAGACGCGGATCTGGTTGTCGTCGCCGGACCCACTCGCCCGCTGCTCGACCCGGAGCACGAGGCGCTCACGGCCTACATAAATCGCGGCGGCTCCGTCATGGTCTTGCTCGATCCGCGGGCCAATACCGACCTTGCAGAAGATCTTCGGGTCCTCGGTGTGGAGGTCGGAGAGGACGTCGTGTTCGATGCGCGCCTGGCGCTCTTCGGACAGGCGACTTCGCCTTTCGCCGGTCGCTTCGCCAATCACCCCATCACTGCAAAGATGCGCGACACCGTAATCTTCCACCTGGCGCGAAGCGTAGGGGTCGTCGACGGCGCGACGGAGTTCGAAGCCATCGTCTTTACCGGCGAGGAGTCCTGGGCCGAAACCGATCTCGAATCCTGGACACAGACGGGCAAGGCACAATATGATGCGGGAGATACTGTCGGTCCCATTTCCGTCATGGTGGCCGGCGAAATTGCAGTCGAGGGGAGCGAGCCAGGGCAGGACGGGGACGCGCCGGCCCGGGCGCGGATTGTCGTCGTTGGCGACAGTGACTTCGCCAGCAACGAACTGATTGGCAACTATCAGAACCGCGACCTCTTCGTCAACGCGGTCAACTGGTTGGTGGACGATTCGGACCAGATCGCGATTCGCCCACCCATCTCCCGCGCTTCCCGCTTTCGCATGACCAGTGGATCATTCCTGCGGATTCAACTTCTCTCCCTGTTCGTCATTCCCGAACTGATCGCCGTTGCGGGCGTGTTGTCCTGGTGGATGCGACGCAAGCGCCCGGCGAGTTGACCCGATGCAGCCGCGGACTACCGCGATCCTGTTCGTCGTCGCTGTCCTGCTGGGGGCCTTCGTCTACCTCTACGAGATCAAGGGCGAAGCCGGGCGTGAAGACGCTGCGGCCGAGAGTCGGCGGATCTTTCCCGACGTCGTCGCCGGGGAGATCGATACCCTCGAATTCCGCACCCAGGACGATCGCCCCTTCCGGAGCGTTCGCGCGAGTGACGGCTGGCTCATCCAAAGGCCGGTCAATTTTCCCGGTGATGACGTCAACCTGGACGCCATCGCGAGTACCCTGGCGAACCTCAAGAGTGAATCTGAAATCGAGGCCGCCGGTGCCCCCGAAATCTACGGACTCGGCAGATCCGCCAAGCGAATTCAGTTTTGGGTAGGCGAGCAAAGCTACACCCTCGAGATCGGTGCAGACACGCCCGTGGGTGGCAACGTCTACGTTGCACGAGGCGGCGACCCCGACACGGTGTACAGCGTCGCTTTGTTCCGGGTGGGCTCTTTCGCCCGGGATCTCGATTCCCTGCGCGATCGGCGTGTCTTGCGCTTTGATCGCGCTCGGGTCAATCGTGTCGTCGCGGGGTGGCCCGGAGGGAGTGTGACGCTGCGCAAATCCGAAGCGGGTTGGGAGATTGTAAATCCGACGGGGATCTCGGGACCCGCGGACGCAAAGACGGTGGACGACCTGCTTTCCGATGTCGCCTTCTTGAGGGCGGAGGGTTTCGTCGATCATGACGTCGATCATGATGTCGAGGAAGATAGAGCCGCCGAGCCGTACTACACCCTGCGTCTAGGTCTCGACGAAGAAGGTCTCGACGAAGAAACGCCCTCGGAAACCGAAGGACATTCGCTCGAAGTGGGGTTCCTGGTGCTGGGCGATCCCGACGGCGCTGACTACCTCGTGCGCGCTGGGTATCCGGGGGTGCTCTACAGCGTGCCTCGCTCGCGCATCGACGGATTTCCCCGAGAGCTGTTTTCGTTTCGCTTCAAGGAACTCTCCAACTTCGAAACCCTGGACGTGCAGTCGTTCGAGTTGATCTTCAACGTTCAAGTCGAATCGAATTCATCGCAAATGGAGAGCGTGCAGGTCGATCGCGTTGCGACGGGTTGGCAGGCTGTGGGAGACGAGTGGGTTGCGGGCGCCGCCGCCGGTTTGATTGCCGAGTTTGCCCGGCTCGAGGCGGTTTCGGTGGTGGCGGACAACGCAAGTGACGATGCGCTCGCAGCGTTCGGGCTTTTCCCGGCACAAGTCACGCTCCGGGCCTACGATGCGTCGCGCGAACTGCTTGCCGAAGTGAGCCTGGGCACACTCGACCCCGACGCTGGCATCCTCGCAAAGGCGCTGGGGCAAGCTGTGGTCTATCGACTCGACGCCGCCCTCGCCGAACAGATCCCCATCTCCCTCGACGCCCTTCGAGCCCGCTTCCTGGTGCCCGCGGTCGAGGCAGCGGCAGTCGAAGAACCCGCAGTCGAGTAAGACCCGTGCTCGGGGCCGTCACCGATTCCAAATTGAGCTGGGCGTCGGCCTTGAACTTCTTCAAGCAGACAACAGGCTGAGAAACTCGTCGTGAACCGCACCGTTGCTGGCCACGACTTCCACTCCCGAACTCGGCACAGGTGCTCCGGCCAGGTCCGTCACTTTTCCGCCGGCTTCCTCGACGATCAAGAAGCCCGCGGCCACATCCCACGGATGCAACTTGAACTCCCAGTAGGCGTCCAGTCTGCCCGCCGCCACATAACAGAGGTCCAGCGCCGCACTCCCGTCGCGCCGGATCCCCCGCGCGGCCTTGAGCATGCGAGCGAAATGTTGGAGGTTGTCGGCGCCGCTGCGGTGTACGTCGTAGGCGAAGCCCGTGGCGACCAGCGACTCTCCGATCGTGTTTGCGTTCGATATCCGCAGCCTTCGCGGGCCGAGGAATGCGCCCTGGCCGCGCACGGCTCGGTAGCACTCGTCGAGTAGCGGGTCGTAGACCACGGCGACCTGGCGCCGGCCCCGGTATTCGATGCCGATCGAGACGCAGAAGCGAGGAAAACCGTGGGCGAAGTTCACGGTGCCATCCAATGGATCGACGATCCAGCGCCAATCCGCCGAGACTTGTTCCCGAGACCCGCCTTCTTCGGCGAGGATGGCATCTTCCGGCCGCTCACTTCGGATCCCGGAGACGATCAACGCTTCGCATTGTCGATCGACTTCGGTAACGAGATCGATCGCCGCGCTCTTGGTTTGAATTTCGAGTTCGCTTTCGTAGCGATCCCGTTGAATCGCACCGGCTTCCCGGGCCAGGCGTTCGGCCAATGCCAGCAGTGCGTCCGAGGTCTCTGGGGAGGCGTCGCCACCGGCACTGCCCTGGTTGGAGGGTTCTTTGCCCTCGGTCACGCTTGCGATCCCTTCGCTTCGAGGCGAAAGAACTCGCGCGCATTGCGGCTGGTCGTTCGCGCGATCTCGTCCACCGCGACCTCGTGAAGCGAGGCGAGAGTTTCACCGACCCGGGCGACCCAAGCGGGTTCGTTGCGTCGCCCGCGGTGTCCTTCAGGCGCGAGGAAGGGCGCGTCGGTTTCGACCATCAAGCGGTCCAGCGGCAGCCCCGCCGCGACCTCGCGCAAGGCTGCACTGGCTTTGAAGGTGACGATGCCGGAAAACGAGACGTAGAAGCCGTGCTCGATGGCGCGCTTCGCGAAGGGCAGGGTGCCGGTGTAGCAGTGGAGCACACCGGACAGCTCTCCCTCTCCCAACTCGATCCAGATCTCGAGCAGTTCGTCGTAGGCGTTGGGCTCGTCGCCGCGCACGTGAATGAC encodes the following:
- a CDS encoding phosphotransferase, with product MKSNWISGDADLGAAIDRCIEDPSRHGGEILARSAYRRVIRVELEAAPYPIVVKEFFPDRVRRTAASRALAGLRRLAGRSPAEREWVGLQRLHRAGISVPEPLAYARRAGGASLIVTPYVAGARTLDQSLDGYGFEKRRIMRGVGELIFRLHEEGFVHGDLHAGNILVGEKGPVLIDLQRVRATRSIADHIRDIAFLDFSLYQLGVTRSNRLRFRIAAADHGHFRVASERERLREIGRASQARSLDYYRGRTRRTLRPGEEFVSVTCGDQSGLRRAEFSEVALLSALAGHKIQCDTRGPGLIKNDHRARVSTVSASGHRVVVKEVLRTSARKRLADVFRGSAGRRAWVGGHGLQLRGIAAATPLAYLERKRWGVPITSLIVLEDVSGAICCADVGPGDPEAQLLPKQLLRLATRLHATGTLHSDLQSMHIYLVKRGEETELTLIDLEGVRFPGRLHDRQRIQMLSQVNATLDDDLISAEVRTRLFKQYVRNLPFDLGNERARKAIVQRSLGRNQRWQGKDCDLSQHRS
- a CDS encoding glycosyltransferase family 4 protein produces the protein MRVALIVERFEATGGGGERVAWNVARELVRAGDDVHVLCRRGDDAPGLTVERLATPNFWQPLRVRAFDRNVRRALGRGNFDVVHSFSRTLTQDIFHAGGGSHADYMQKTYGSRGSKLRWFSPRHRTLLSLERRIFEDPKLIAQCVSKMVQREIATRYGVPEVRLPVIYCGVDLERFAPERHASDRDTIRSIFGVGDATVWLFAGSGWQRKGLDIAIEALAGVADPNTQLWVAGKDDPRRWRALAAHHGVENRTRFLGERSDLERYYAAADGFLLPTRYDAFGLVCLEAAAAGLPVVTSKNAGAAELFESCGEVVHASEDAMAYVRVMNDLARPDKRAELGARALAMARQHDWGQHVARLRALYQSVSR
- a CDS encoding ABC transporter ATP-binding protein produces the protein MSHRFWSGARCRRNIQLSAIEARNLSKRYGDVEAVSDLSFTINKGEIVGFLGPNGAGKTTTMRMLTGFLPATDGTAYIAGHEIFAEPLAARLAVGYLPENPPLYPEMTVLGYLRFVAKIKDVPRSESKDAVDRALLRCGLGEVRKRVIGDLSKGFRQRVGLAQAIVHNPPVLILDEPTVGLDPIQIREIRGLISDLASPERGEARHTVILSTHILNEVEAICERIILINEGRKVVDQPLAEIIGAGQSLEEVFARVTSRDEVAGDAAAEPVSGEAAI
- a CDS encoding ABC transporter permease subunit, which translates into the protein MRHVLAIAQRELGSLFVSPVAYVVLTLWSVLAGTFFLSSLIGFDQQLEQASRYGSEGFLAQSNLNDHLIMPFYGSMWIVLLFLVPAVSMGLFANEKANGTDELLYTSPIRIWEIVVGKFLAGFAFVFLMTAIVGFFPGILFVYGEPEVGKTLTGLLGLLLVSFTYVAVGALASSLTKNQLIAFVMTMVALLVIGLMLPFIVEVGIGGDSGGGGIGIGPTVRYISTGPHFEALMTGVIDTVDLAYFAVVIAICMVMSKAALESVRWR
- a CDS encoding GldG family protein, which translates into the protein MTGWPALLGALGGVALCFGLLSAILALFQPVTDFTWVLANLVIGVILLGSAVASSLDALRERMASGEARRVGRYGVSALLGTALTLAILCMLAFVSTRYSKRFDWTEQKINTLSEQSLELLERLEQDVQITAFFNAGDAPPVRNLLDRYAHESDKIQLEFADPNRRPDLVQAFGIEPEALTRGLVRLAIGAAHLDLDTFSESEITNGLLKLSRGEGRKIYFLENHNERPIEGEGAGEGPGYGQAVAALQNETYTVESLFLASVGAVPEDADLVVVAGPTRPLLDPEHEALTAYINRGGSVMVLLDPRANTDLAEDLRVLGVEVGEDVVFDARLALFGQATSPFAGRFANHPITAKMRDTVIFHLARSVGVVDGATEFEAIVFTGEESWAETDLESWTQTGKAQYDAGDTVGPISVMVAGEIAVEGSEPGQDGDAPARARIVVVGDSDFASNELIGNYQNRDLFVNAVNWLVDDSDQIAIRPPISRASRFRMTSGSFLRIQLLSLFVIPELIAVAGVLSWWMRRKRPAS
- a CDS encoding DUF4340 domain-containing protein, which encodes MQPRTTAILFVVAVLLGAFVYLYEIKGEAGREDAAAESRRIFPDVVAGEIDTLEFRTQDDRPFRSVRASDGWLIQRPVNFPGDDVNLDAIASTLANLKSESEIEAAGAPEIYGLGRSAKRIQFWVGEQSYTLEIGADTPVGGNVYVARGGDPDTVYSVALFRVGSFARDLDSLRDRRVLRFDRARVNRVVAGWPGGSVTLRKSEAGWEIVNPTGISGPADAKTVDDLLSDVAFLRAEGFVDHDVDHDVEEDRAAEPYYTLRLGLDEEGLDEETPSETEGHSLEVGFLVLGDPDGADYLVRAGYPGVLYSVPRSRIDGFPRELFSFRFKELSNFETLDVQSFELIFNVQVESNSSQMESVQVDRVATGWQAVGDEWVAGAAAGLIAEFARLEAVSVVADNASDDALAAFGLFPAQVTLRAYDASRELLAEVSLGTLDPDAGILAKALGQAVVYRLDAALAEQIPISLDALRARFLVPAVEAAAVEEPAVE
- a CDS encoding inositol monophosphatase, whose product is MLALAERLAREAGAIQRDRYESELEIQTKSAAIDLVTEVDRQCEALIVSGIRSERPEDAILAEEGGSREQVSADWRWIVDPLDGTVNFAHGFPRFCVSIGIEYRGRRQVAVVYDPLLDECYRAVRGQGAFLGPRRLRISNANTIGESLVATGFAYDVHRSGADNLQHFARMLKAARGIRRDGSAALDLCYVAAGRLDAYWEFKLHPWDVAAGFLIVEEAGGKVTDLAGAPVPSSGVEVVASNGAVHDEFLSLLSA
- a CDS encoding TatD family hydrolase, which gives rise to MWFDSHCHVAASKFDEDRDDVLCRAEQAGVDTLIAIGSGYGIAGNAAAVALAERCANVFAAVGVHPHEAHELDDDNRTAIRGWLAHPKVMALGECGLDYHYMNSPRKTQLAVFREQISLARELNLPVVIHVRGDEPNAYDELLEIWIELGEGELSGVLHCYTGTLPFAKRAIEHGFYVSFSGIVTFKASAALREVAAGLPLDRLMVETDAPFLAPEGHRGRRNEPAWVARVGETLASLHEVAVDEIARTTSRNAREFFRLEAKGSQA